A window of Ranitomeya variabilis isolate aRanVar5 chromosome 2, aRanVar5.hap1, whole genome shotgun sequence contains these coding sequences:
- the LOC143809950 gene encoding uncharacterized protein LOC143809950 has protein sequence MSSRELRQLIEDNEVWLSRPQNQGQATIVHRLRSSQRHQGRHSNNDGQQRFSNSGTERRGRCARAPPHHRRQERNTGRSKSPISRVPLEPLRITGPSSRDDEQASGSSATTTALEIQLPDTILHSGTTRELPAPFRTTRESRMNASLETSGSAETIIEFELANLILPRGRFSEVPNVNNILNMLIRLQGMRRPMPQVEPQAPPAQNSAFQERWHSQPSRTLQVDNFPTRTITSPEDIGSCVICMTEYETGEQVTMLPCNHNYHQSCILTWLQSNPTCPLCRNNCFT, from the exons ATGAGTTCCCGAGAGCTAAGACAGCTGATTGAGGACAATGAAGTATGGTTGAGCCGACCACAAAATCAAG GTCAGGCAACAATTGTCCATAGACTGAGGTCATCTCAACGACATCAGGGAAGACACTCTAATAATGATGGTCAACAGAGGTTCAGCAACTCTGGCACTGAGAGAAGAGGGAGATGTGCCAGAGCCCCTCCACATCATAGGAGACAAGAAAGAAATACTGGAAGAAGTAAGTCTCCAATAAGTCGTGTCCCTTTGGAACCCTTAAGAATCACAGGACCCAGCAGCAGGGATGATGAACAAGCAAGTGGTTCTTCAGCCACCACCACTGCATTGGAAATCCAACTGCCAGATACCATCCTGCATAGTGGCACAACCAGGGAGCTTCCAGCTCCATTCAGAACAACTAGAGAAAGTCGCATGAATGCCAGCCTAGAAACAAGTGGATCTGCAGAGACCATCATTGAATTTGAACTGGCAAATCTAATTCTACCTCGCGGCAGATTTAGTGAGGTACCGAATGTGAACAATATACTCAACATGCTCATTCGGCTGCAGGGAATGAGAAGACCAATGCCACAGGTGGAGCCACAAGCACCACCTGCACAAAATTCTGCTTTTCAGGAACGATGGCATTCTCAGCCCAGCAGAACTCTGCAAGTTGACAATTTCCCAACTAGGACTATAACATCTCCGGAGGACATTGGGTCATGCGTCATATGTATGACAGAGTATGAGACTGGAGAGCAGGTCACAATGCTCCCGTGCAACCACAACTACCATCAGAGTTGCATCTTGACTTGGCTCCAGTCCAACCCTACATGTCCTCTTTGTCGGAACAACTGCTTCACGTAA